From Suncus etruscus isolate mSunEtr1 chromosome 6, mSunEtr1.pri.cur, whole genome shotgun sequence, one genomic window encodes:
- the LOC126011690 gene encoding E3 ubiquitin-protein ligase HECTD3-like, whose protein sequence is MFIEEGIYNHAGGFRDSLADMSEELCPSSADTPVPLPFFVRTANQSNGIGEARDMYVPNPSCRDFAKYEWIGQLMGAALRGKEFLVLTLPGFVWKQLCGEEVSWSKDFPAVDSVLSTGDYMTCWGLNPGWLHSKQMPYPLY, encoded by the exons ATGTTTATCGAAGAAGGCATCTATAACCATG CTGGTGGTTTTCGGGACAGCCTGGCAGACATGTCGGAAGAGCTGTGCCCCAGCTCAGCAGACACCCCTGTGCCCCTGCCCTTCTTTGTGCGCACTGCAAATCAG AGCAATGGCATTGGTGAGGCCCGGGACATGTATGTGCCCAACCCATCCTGCCGAGACTTTGCCAAGTACGAGTGGATTGGACAGCTGATGGGGGCTGCCCTTCGGGGTAAGGAGTTTCTG GTGCTGACTCTGCCTGGGTTCGTATGGAAGCAGCTGTGTGGGGAGGAAGTGAGCTGGTCCAAGGACTTCCCAGCTGTGGACTCCGTGCTG agcacaggggactatatgacatgctggggattgaacccaggttggctgcactcaaaacaaatgccctacccactgtactaa